The following proteins come from a genomic window of Zonotrichia leucophrys gambelii isolate GWCS_2022_RI chromosome 4, RI_Zleu_2.0, whole genome shotgun sequence:
- the LOC135447369 gene encoding uncharacterized protein LOC135447369 yields MNCCSALPSAHTPGGRGGAAERVGSRRIRREYRDAKKFRRRVGRSGRGSPGAGGHGRGLLPPALTREEERRREGEGRGQRPALSHEDNAFPTRNQGGRWRERTSVFGTGGRWEAPPACPASPPLRPTPLPSVFPHHVNTSPGVNLEQWRPPRGGEKATTKWGICKIPICRGGGRVVRRGAHAPSQPPRPSERPIQAACCAPPAPGVRAGSAVCLPIHIAIHIPIHSPAGPRSPHSPRAELRPRSRSAPLPAGTGLLGLRLPTGAPGPRPGPAPFFCFRTVSPAL; encoded by the exons ATGAATTGCTGCTCGGCCCTCCCATCGGCTCACACCCCGGGCGGGCGAGGAGGGGCTGCCGAGAGGGTGGGCAGCCGCAGGATCCGGAGGGAATATCGAGACGCGAAGAAATTCCGCAGGCGC GTCGGGAGGAGCGGCCGAGGTAGCCCGGGGGCGGGCGGGCACGGCCGagggctccttcccccagcGCTTACACGGGAAGAGGAGcggagaagagagggagaggggagaggtCAGCGCCCTGCGCTTTCCCACGAGGACAATGCTTTCCCCACACGAAATCAGG GGGGTCGGTGGAGAGAAAGAACCTCGGTGTTCGGGACGGGGGGGAGGTGGGAGGCCCCCCCTGCTTGCCCGGCCTCGCCGCCTCTCCGACCCACGCCGCTCCCCTCGGTTTTTCCGCACCATGTCAACACCTCACCCGG CGTGAACCTGGAACAATGGAGGCCGCcaagagggggagaaaaagccACAACGAAATGGGGAATTTGCAAAATACCTATTTGCAGAGGCGGGGGGAGAGTGGTTAGACGAGGGGCTCACGCCCCCTCGCAGCCCCCTCGCCCCTCGGAAAGGCCGATTCAGGCCGCCTGCTGCGCACCCCCCGCGCCGGGCGTGCGAGCGGGCAGCGCCGTCTGCCTCCCAATCCACATCGCAATCCACATCCCAATCCACAGTCCCGCTGGCCCCcgcagcccccacagcccccgaGCGGAGCTGCGGCCGCGGAGCCGGAGCGCGCCCCTTCCAGCCGGGACCGGGCTTCTCGGGCTCCGTCTCCCCACCGGcgccccggggccgcggcccggcccggctccgtTCTTTTGTTTTCGGACGGTGTCTCCCGCACTTTGA